One Camelina sativa cultivar DH55 unplaced genomic scaffold, Cs unpScaffold17880, whole genome shotgun sequence genomic window, TCATTGTGACAATGGTTATGACAAGTGTTTCGGCGGAAGAGCTACCGGTGCAAGTGACGACCAATGAGGTGACTCTTGCGGCGGAGGCTGCCGCCTCAAGTTTTAAAAGCAGCGCCGGAGAGGCTGCTCAAGGAGCC contains:
- the LOC109132076 gene encoding uncharacterized protein LOC109132076, whose product is MEKVKFFAIIFIVTMVMTSVSAEELPVQVTTNEVTLAAEAAASSFKSSAGEAAQGAKTWADWATSKIR